cacggcaaagcacagtctacttaactttcgcggtcgtccaagttccttcggcctacaacgccatccttggacgacccggactgaacgccctcaaagcgatcgtctcgatgtaccatctcctcgttcgatTTCCGATCAAAAATggaatcggggagatgcgcggggatcaacagctcgcccgacggtgcttccagatctccgctcaaagcgacgagtcggaGGGCTCcttgacaatcgacaagctggaccaacgggaggaggaagagcgaggttcgccggccgagcagctcgtggcGATCCCGATAGCGGAAAATTCGGATCGgagagtttgggtcgggtctcaactgcccgaccccgaacgacgacgactgacggagctgctgaaggccaataccgacatatttgcttggtcggcagtagatatgtcgggcatccccccagaaacaataacccaccgactcaacatcgatccgacggtgaggccggtgaggcagaagaaaaggtcctttgctccagagaggcagagggccatcgacgaagaagtggacaagctactcaaagcgggcttcatccgagaatccacgtatcccgattggctcgccaatgttgtcatggtcaaaaaagccaatgggaagtggaggatttgcatcgactataccgacctaaaccgagcctgcccaaaagatagcttcccacttcccaagatcgaccagctggtggacgcgacgtccggatttcgactgctcagcttcatggatgccttcgccggatacaaccagatccggatggcgcctgaagacgaggagcacaccgccttcgtgactcccaagggcctctactgttatcgggtgatgcccttcggactgaagaacgccggcgccacctaccagcgactcgtcaataaggtctttaaagatcagatcgggcgcaacatggaggtgtacgtggacgacatgctggtgaaaagtgcgcagatcccggatcatgttcaggatctcgaggagaccttccacaCCCTACGACGACACCGactgaagctcaacccgaccaagtgcgcttttggggtgacctcagggaagttcctcgggttcctcgtttctcagagagggattgaggccaaccctgagaagataaaggcaatcctcgacatgcgtcatccgaacaccaagaaggaggtccaacagctgaacgaaaaaatcgtcgctcttagccgattcattttccgatcagctgaaaggtgcctcccgtttttcaaaactttgtgCCAGGCAAatagtttttcttggtcggatgagtgccaacgggccttcgaagacctgaagaagtacttggcttcctcgccgctgctcgtaaagccgcaggtcggggagaccttgtatctctacttggccacatcttctggccacaccttgtatctctacttggccaaataaaaacatcggccagctcaccgtccgactcaggagtggaggggggcaactattggggaatacccaccgaccgaccgaccgaccgacggagggaccgaccgaccgacggacggacggagggaccgaccgaccgaccgacagccggagcgaccgaccgacagccggaccgaccgaccgaccgacggacggagggaccgaccgaccgacggacggagggaccgaccgaccgaccgaccgacggagggaccgaccgaccgactgacagccggagcgaccgaccgacgggcgcCATCGCCGGCCAATTAACGGCCTACAACCGATTGAGGATGTGTCGGCCGGGCAtgcttttcccgaccgactgaacctagaagtctgatggccgactcacgcgaggctcgccgaccaacggaggggcccgacgccactcagctggccaccgacctagggtcggtcggctcctccgatcgccgtacagccgtcagggcttgtcagttctgacagccgcatgcggcacggccacctagggacattgtcccgccgagggcattgtcaaccctgatgatttgacagccccacggcgacatgacactttcacggcgactctgacaatctacagtgagttgacaattcctcacttgtctgcgccattaatgacggcgccatacctgctccactatatatatcggggaaggcaacagtgcaagggatccgctccccccacttctcgactccaaaaacacaggctcgcacctctcttcctctctccctcgattgagctctctgtcttcatttcactgttgcccagtcacctctctgacttgaccgtcggagggtccccgccggagccgcctccggtcagtgtggacttcttatTTTTGCAGGTACCCGTTCTCCGGCGATCGGACGATGaggtgattggccgcaacaagttgCTTTATATATAATATTGTTTCCTAGGAGAGCACCCATCTCCTGGGTAGAGCGGTACGTTAGACCGATCAAGTCAATCCAAAAGTTAGTTCGATCAGATGAAATTCGTTCGATGTTTTAGAATTAAGGACTTAAAATTTGAGGTGAAAGCAAACAAGCAAGAAGAATAAAATACCAAAAACCAGTGATATATGAGAAGATCCAATGAGATTTAATTGAGAAAGAATATACACTATTTGCTAATCAATTGGGTACATTATTGGTCCATTAATTCTTCCGGAAATATTGAAACCCCCGTCAGAAAGAAAGGTACATGGAGACTTGTCCAGAGAGAAGCTGGGGTGTTGTTATAGTTGTTTCAGTTGCAAGTTGTCGAAGTGTGCTGAAGAGAGATCCTTTATACCTAAATAGCTTACCTAGGTGGGTGATGAGAGAGTATTATCTTAACGGCTAGTCTCTTGACCTTTGTGTTGAGCATCCACGTTGTATTTTTTGTGTGAAGGGAGGACTTATCTTCCTATCGACCATCCACTACATAAATCTCAAGGCACTGATTCAATCACCCATCATACAAATCTTAAAGCACTTTCAACTCCATCTATCATCTATCGCATAGTTCTCAAAGTGAATAGTGGATGATCCAGTAGATAAGAAGGAAGATGAATTTTTCTTTTGTACGAAAGATACGCTCTCAACCTCATCTCTAAGTCTTAACACATTTGCCGCCACCTATCTTTAGGTGCAGTAATTAAGTTAGATCggatcaaatataaattaaattaaatatgaaataAGTTTAAAATCTATCAACTCAAAATCAACCAATCTACTAAATGGAtcatgaatcaaaatatgaacctaatcattttattaaataaataattcaatccgATTTATAATAGATTGGTCCAAGCTAAACGTGTTAAATATTGCCGCCCCTGCCTGGAGGGGTGGCCCGATGGGAAATTGCCGCCTGGACGCTCCGGCATCCTCGCTGCACCTCAGGACTACGTCCACCCCCCCGCCCATCTCCTCAATCGGTCTCCACAAATTTTATACATCTCATCAGTACACTGCATAAAACGCATTTAATTCAAGTTGTATGACCCTGCCAGCTTATGCCGGCGTTCATATCCGGACAGCCTTCAGCCGATCGGCTGCATGGTCCACTTGGCTACCCCCCGTGGCCAGCCACATGCTGCGCACCACCCAGCTTATGATTGGCTGCACGCATAAATTGCCCATGCGGTCTCTCGCAGGGTTAATCACATGCTGCCATGTTAATGATCAACTCGAACTTGGGCTAGCACGCGGCTCAACGGGCTCATCCATCCAACTTTTTGTTGGATTTGGGTCGGTCCGAGCTTTGGGCCAAATTGGGTTGGGACAAACTCAAGTCTATGCAATGCAACAAAGTGCAAGGCGAGCATGAAACAAACTTTGATCCAGCACCCGAGCAATGTAGACCCTGCTCCCTAATGCTCAGAACATCAAACGGCGGCATATATTTTGAAGTCCTTGGTGCATTGTAGCGGTCCCCAGGGCCATAGAAAAGTTTTTTCGATGCAGAATGAACAACATCATCCCTTTTATCATACAAGCAGTCAAGCCATGGCAGTGTATGTACATAGAGCATCTGTACCGGAagttcatattatattatatggacCAGTGCACTTGGTCTGGTTTTGTTTCTAGTCCCATCAAGCTCATGTATAAATTTTTAAGCCACTCGTTTCATCGAATATGACACAATGTTTAAATACTGTATAGTCAATTAGGAAATATATGATCGATTGAACTCTATAATGCTTGATTGGATATGTTTCCAATTCGTTCTCCTCGTGTATGTCCCAGACCATGCACCTTTTAAGGGTTTAACAATCCATTTGATTCCAATAGCTGAGCAGGAAATGAGTCAACTTCAGGCTTGCAAGAACCTTCAGGGGAAAAAATTATAGATCGACAGCACACAATAGATTATGTCACTGTACCTTGAAGGTAATATGGAGAACATATatgttattaaaaaaattatttaaaaaaaaatatatatgtttaGCTATGCCAAAAGATTGGGTAATGAGAGAGCACATATACTGGCAAAGCATACAAATCATATGGAACCTGAAGTCTAGGTTGGGGAACTTCCAGGTTTCATTacgttttctttctttctgttttatttttaaCAAAATTATCTTGATCAGAAAACTATCATCATCTTCTCGATCAACAAAAAAGTAATCATAAACCTTTCAATCATGTTACTCATTATGCTACATACGAACTCATTACAAAAAGCAAAAATAGGCCGCACTAATGAAACCTAGATATCATTTTGAACAGATAAAATAATGGGCAGAAGAAGCCCTAAACCTCTAACTAGTGAAGCAAAGATCATTTTCATCAGAGATAAAGCAAACATAATTAGGAAGATTCTTTTTCCCCTCTCACAGATAACATAAGAGAGAGCTCAAACACGTCACAGGGAAGATGAAGGAAAAAGAAATATTCCCTACCTTTCTTTTCCTAAAACAGGAAAAGGGCAAAAATTGGGAGCCTGGGTCTAAAAACTTGTTCTACTACCATTTATCTCTAGCCATTATTTTTGTTCCTTATGCATCGCCATTTCCAACGACCTTTATTAGGAAGGGACGCAGTTTGGGTCGCAGCTACTTGCAAGTGTACGCAGCCATGATGCATGTCACATGGGCTGGGGTCAGATCCAATGCATATCACATGTAGAACAAGGAATTATTGCCCATGGGGTCATCGGATCCGGCTCCATCACTCATGTGATGTGCCGACATGCATCACGGCTTCCATTTCGGGCGATAGCAATCCTCAAAGTCACTTCTCTCCACTATGTGCGCATTCCGGAACAAATGCCTCACCGTAACATGGTTGAAGCCCCCCAAATCCATGACGTCTCAGAACCGCGGTTGGCTCCTCCCAGATTTCATGGCGACGAAGACGTCCCCCATTTGGACTGATATGTGGTGAGTCCGGACTTCCATGCTTCATCTGAAAagcctcgctctctctctctctggcatCTGAAAAGCTCCGTCTCGATccttagaaattaaaaaaaaaaaaggcaaagtgGGGGCGGCCAACccgttgaatttttttttactgtGACGGTCGTTTGTAAATGCGTGGTGGAAGTCATGGCGGGGATAGAAAGAGGAGGAGAGGGGGAAAGGAAAGGAGGGGAGGTGGTGgagaaaagaaagcaatgatgcgAGAGGTAAATTGGGAGGTAGCTTTACAGCTCGCCGCTGCAGTTGCGATAGCGGCTTTCACGGGACATATGGCGGGAAAAGTTACCTTTTGCCATCGAAGAGTTGggcattaaagaaaaagaaaagggatagGCGATTCCAACTTCCGAGGGAGGAGGACAGGGACGGCCGGTGGGAGTGGAGAAAGGGAATTCGGGAAGGGGCCACATGCTAGGCTCCACCGCCCTGTTAACCCATCTCCCAAGGACCCAGCCCCGGCTCCCACGGCACCCAATCACCTTCCTTTTTCCCTGCGACGTTAGCTCATTGTCGCCCCTTCGGGCCCCTGGGCATCAGTCTCTTTGCGTTTTTGTCTCCCTCACCCTTCACACTCTCTTCCCCTCTTCACACCCTTTAATTGACCATGGGAGACTGGGACGGGTGCTTCTGCCTCGAATTTCGACTCCATGGAATGCACACTTATCTGACAAAGATGGTCAATCTTGTACCCAATGATGCCCCGGAATCCACCATGACCTTATCGAATGAGTGGTGGGATATGCAGCTTGGAAAATTTTCGATAGATCTGCAATGGGTGTAACACTGCAGAAGTGAATGTTTCTTGAGAGTCAAATAATGGTGCTTTGCCCAAGGAAAATTTTTAATTGGCTAGTAAATTCTGAGACTGGAAAGGTCCTTGGACTGTTGCACCTTTCAAGGTTCACAGCCAGGTTAGCTCCGACCCCGCACTGTTGACAAGAGAAAACGCGGCAACACTAACAAATTACAGCGGTATCACGTACATACGCCAGACTACATGGGATTTGAGTGAAGCACGTATGCAAAAAAGAGAAAGATAGCTCGTTACAAAAACAACCAAGTAAATACAAACAAAGTCTTCAGCCAAAATCTGCAACACTGGCCATACACGGAGTAGTAGACAAAACCCACATGGCTCCCGCTTTTCATCAACACGTAACATGTGGGTGTAGATCTTAGCCAAACACATTTACACAAAGGCGACACAGTTGAAACTAAAAACCAAAACGAGTACGGACCAAGTCAAACaaacctaaaaaaaaaattataaaaaaacaaaataaatagCACAAGGATACTTCCTAAAACTCCGCATCCAGGCTTCTCTTTCGACGCTGAAACTGACGATACCAAATTATAATCTATTTGCAATGATAacgcctctttctttttctttcttgtcactgctatcatactcatatttttttcattctctattaatttaatttaatcatttGACTTCACCTCTCCAACAGTTAGCCGTCCCGCCACCAATGCCTGCATTCAGCATTCAATCCCCAGAACCAAACAAAATTAATCCAAACATATAACTAAAATTAGTAAACTAAACTCCCAAGCTTTCAACTAAACAAACAGATACCTTAACAGTGGGTTGGGTTAGTTACTGTGGACGTAGCACTGTTGACTCCCTCCATGCCATGGAGAGGAGGCTCTTTAGCCGGCTGCCGGCGATCTTCTGCAACGCCTTTTTCGCCCCAGCAACCTCGGCGTCGGCGAGCTTCTGGAGGTGATGACAGGCGCCCGCCTCTGAGATCCTCCGTCGGCCGCCGCCGGAGGCGAGCGCGAGCACCACTGACACCGGGAACTTCTTGCTAACCTCGTCGTTCCGCGGGTCCAGCATCTGGACCAGCCTGGTCACGCTCTTCTCGTCCCTCGATAGTTCCTTCCGGTTCGACCGGACGGCCAGCAACGACACCAGCGCCCGGGCGGCCACCTCCTGAGCGCTCGTCGGCTTCGAGGATTCCAGCATCTTGACGAGCGCCGCCATGCATCCGGCCATGGAGCGCTTGATGTCGTCGCCGGGGGAGAGGTTGCAGACCACCGCCGCCGCTGTCTCCTGGGTGGCGGCGCTGCCGCGGCGGATTAGATCGGTGAGGTGGGCGAAGAATCCCTGCGACGAAGAGAGGGCTCTGGCGGCAGCGGGGGAGGCGGAGAGAGCGTGGATCGCTCTCAGGGCGTGCTCCTCCGCTTCCGAATCCGATACCTCGCGGAGCAGCTGTAGAAGCCGTTGCAGGCCCCCTTCCCGCACGATGGAATCCCGGATCTCCTCGCCGCCACCGGAGGCAAGGGACCAGAGGCAGAGGGCGGCGTTCTTCTGGGCGTCGAGTGTGCCGGACAGGAGGAGGTCGATCAGGACCAGGACGGCGCCCTCCTCTGCCATGGCGGTCCGGAGGTCATCGATAGATGAGATGTTCTTAAGGGAACCGGCGGCAAGGGCCTGGACGGCGGGGGATCTGGATCCCGATCGGCATGCCGCGATCAGGATCGGGACGCCGCCGTAGGCGGAGACGGCCCAGGCGTTGGCGGGATCGGCGGTGATGGCCTCGATCGCGGCAGCGGCGCGCTCGCGGACGGAGAGGGAACCGGAGTCGAGGAGGCGGAAGAGGGGGCCAAGGGCGCCATCCTCGAAGACGGCACGGCGGGAGGCGTCGGAGGCGGTGGCGAGGAGGGAAACAGCGGCAGCGGCCTGGTCGCGGATGAGGGAGTGGGCGGAGGGGTCGAGAAGGCGGACGAGGTAGGGAAGGTCGCCCTCGGTAGCGACGACCGGGGCGAGCTTGGGAGGGTCGGAGGCAAGGAGCTGGAGGAGGGAGTCCAGGGCCTTGTTCTTGAGGTCGATGGAGCCGATCTGAAGGCGAGCGAAGAGGTCGCGGGCGAAGAGGACGAGGTCGGCGCGGGTGGCGGAGGGGCCGGGCAGGGGAAGGACGATGGCGCTGGCGCTAGGAAGATGGTGGAGGAGGCCGGAGCGGAGGAGGAGGTCGAGGTCGTGGAGGTGGAGGGAGAGGATGGAGGCAGCGATGTCGAGGTCGCTCTGGAGGAGGAGCTTGCCGGCGGGGAGGGAGGGATCAAGGCAGCGGGTGGAGAGGGAGTGGAGAGAGCGGAGGGTGGAGAGGACGGCCGGGAGGAGGTCGACAAAGAGGGGATTCGCCGGCCAGTGGGGGGAGCGGGCCGCGTCGGCGAGGGAGGATTGAAGGATGGAGAGTTTGGAGTGGAAGAGCCGCCACCGGCCGACAAAGGACTTGACGGAAAGGGCGGCGACAAGGAGGACGGGGAGGAGGTGATGCAGGATATGGTCCAAGGTATCGGCAGGCGTAGCGACGGCGGCGGCGGACGGCGGAGGCGTAGAAGGGGAAGTCATGGGTTGAGGGCCAAGCGGGTTCCGGGAGGAGGGGTGAGCAAGCGGAAGAGCATGGAGCGGAAAATGAGGGGGTGGTGGGGGTTGATGAGATGGAATGGACGGAGAGGATTGCTTGCAGGGGAAGGAAATGAAATGGATGGTGGGGGCGCCTCGGGTTTACTGACAGAAGTCGGGTTGGAATAAAAGCGAAGTAACGCGGGTTCGCGGAGAAAGGCCCCGCGAGAATACTGGAGAGTCTGGATGGAAgttggaggagagaaagagggcgGTTGGAGCAGTGGAAGGGAGGGGCGCACAACCGGAACCCAATATGGAAAACTAAGTTGGGTACATAAAAGTGAATAAAAAAATGATCTCTTTTTTTATAAAGACATCCTCacgtatattatatttatattatattaattaattatattaatatattataaatatattaatacatTGAATAATaacatttataaataaaaatatatttttaatatatgtgttattaatttaaaaatatttattaatttttataaatatattttaatatacgaaATAACTGATATTAACTGTATTTATGCAAATGGACCGTAAATGATCAAtaaatagatagaaaaaatatatattattatttaaattattaatttaatattattattaatttttttatatttttatataaaattatttctaatcaaatatatattttttttcaatactaTTTTTTTGGAGTAATTCTTTCATCAATCAAATGTAATAAAATTTGTTtacattcaaaattatattttcatataaATGATTCTCATGAATTGTCAAAGTATCTTGTAATCTATAAACCCTAGCCAAACAAATTTTTAGATTCTACAGCATAGTGGAAGAAGACAGCAATGAAATTCTTCTAATTTTCTAGCTTAGAGCTAGATATTATATTTCTTTAAAGTTTATCTTACAAAACCAACTAATTCCCTCCTTTATGGCAAGATGTCCAATGAAGATGATTAAGATTGATGCAATAAACGAAGGGATATATAATAGGTTTAGAGGAAAGCACTTTTTGATGACAAAGTGGGTACCTATACAAAGTCTGCATCAATgcgtttgaaaaatattttgtgtCACAAATTTCATgaattcaaatttattattattattttttatggagaTAGCTTAACTGTGAATATTGTACGACCGGCTCCATGCAGCAAACAGCAAAAACCACTGACTACGCATTTTATCAGTAGACATTTGGGAATCGCCAAGGAATCTAATTTAGTCCTGCCCttcaaaatatctaaaaattgagTTTCTCTACTTTGGGTTAAACATTCTCTCCTATAttccttcaaaaaataaaatataatttttacatcCCTAAAATGGGAAAGATCTCTTTTTATTGGTAAGATTACTAGATAAAGTGATGATATTAATTAGTTCGGCAGGTAAAGTCATGGCATGTCAATACCAATGACCTAGGTTTTAAATCTGCACTTCATGTAGACTAGGCTTCCTCTTGTCCTAATTTTCAAAAAATGATTATCATAGAGAGAGATTCTGCTTATCGGATAGATATGAAACAACACAAAGCAGTTGGAGATCTATCCACTTCTCTGTGGCATCTGAATTGCTCTTCATCTTTCAATCGTGGTGTATGTTCGACATATTTTTTAGAAGATGAACAATACGGTAGATTGGATTGCATCTTATGTTGCAGAGTACTCTGGATGTTGGACCCATATATAGAGTGAGACATACCCATCGAGCTTGCGAGATTGGATCTTTTGTACTCACACTAGAGTGATGTGAccatttgtatcaaaaaaaatgatTATCATGTTAATTTGCTATTGATCACATTTCAACcttttcaataaaataaaaaaaatcgatGTCACATATATTATAAAAAGGGGAGTTGCTAATATTActtaattatgaaatatgacactgATGGACTGACTTTGCTTCATTTGTTTTGAGGTATTTATGTTttgctaataattttaagacTTTGTCAAACAagtgaattttttatttgctttGACCGGTAGAAAGCAACTCCATGATCCAACAGACAAAAATCATATCGGGCGAACACTACAAGCCATTATATATGGCGAGTCTAGTTtcatacaatattttttttatatcttaaaGAAGAAATCTAGAAGTCAAAATAGAGATTAAATTTCTCCTACTAACGAAGTCCGTTAGTTTCATaactgaaataataaaaaaaataaaataaaatgtatACCTAAG
The DNA window shown above is from Elaeis guineensis isolate ETL-2024a chromosome 8, EG11, whole genome shotgun sequence and carries:
- the LOC105050191 gene encoding uncharacterized protein is translated as MTSPSTPPPSAAAVATPADTLDHILHHLLPVLLVAALSVKSFVGRWRLFHSKLSILQSSLADAARSPHWPANPLFVDLLPAVLSTLRSLHSLSTRCLDPSLPAGKLLLQSDLDIAASILSLHLHDLDLLLRSGLLHHLPSASAIVLPLPGPSATRADLVLFARDLFARLQIGSIDLKNKALDSLLQLLASDPPKLAPVVATEGDLPYLVRLLDPSAHSLIRDQAAAAVSLLATASDASRRAVFEDGALGPLFRLLDSGSLSVRERAAAAIEAITADPANAWAVSAYGGVPILIAACRSGSRSPAVQALAAGSLKNISSIDDLRTAMAEEGAVLVLIDLLLSGTLDAQKNAALCLWSLASGGGEEIRDSIVREGGLQRLLQLLREVSDSEAEEHALRAIHALSASPAAARALSSSQGFFAHLTDLIRRGSAATQETAAAVVCNLSPGDDIKRSMAGCMAALVKMLESSKPTSAQEVAARALVSLLAVRSNRKELSRDEKSVTRLVQMLDPRNDEVSKKFPVSVVLALASGGGRRRISEAGACHHLQKLADAEVAGAKKALQKIAGSRLKSLLSMAWRESTVLRPQ